Proteins co-encoded in one Pyxidicoccus xibeiensis genomic window:
- a CDS encoding PAS domain-containing sensor histidine kinase, which yields MDGATDELSAWLDAAVDPFVGCDARESVCVMNSAAERLLGWKRDEVLGQPASRLFPQRLHQYEGKSLLRYLLSRRTSLGGRPVRVLARRKDGVEVLVELTVGASGQGSHERIVINFRRLHEVIDTIHEPVERSLNGGGGASSGGALSNDALYRVVVENAPLGIFHFDITPVITACNEQFVSIIGTPKRILVGLNLLSIRDENLMRCVRETLAGQASDYEGEYRSVTSGKTTPVHVRFAPCYDASGRVEGGVGIVEDISERRQVEEERDQSLAQLATLFRTTPVGLGYLDKDLRYQRVNDMLAEINGATPEAHLGRRPSEVLGRTGMMVEKTLRRVMETGEPMVKREATSKELGMPGPLRHLAGSFYPVRTSDERAVGLGVLIEDITERKLADEERGRLYREAQEAIRVRDDFLSIASHELKTPLTPLSLRLATLERRLERGEHVDPSTLRHARQHLLRITGLINDLLDASRIEAGRLALHLEATQLDSLVEHVLQAMEVHRGTHEVHFERPEKPLQVNVDPYRLEQVVGNLVENAFKYSPDGGTIRVELHKRGELALLSVSDPGIGIPPDQQKLLFDRYFRARNVSSRSYGGLGLGLYISRDIVERHGGRIWVESEVGRGSTFYVALPLLKGAKEQPPAEQPDRHVH from the coding sequence ATGGACGGTGCCACAGACGAGCTCAGTGCGTGGCTGGACGCCGCCGTGGACCCTTTCGTGGGCTGCGACGCGAGGGAGTCGGTGTGCGTGATGAACAGCGCCGCCGAGCGCCTGCTCGGCTGGAAGCGCGATGAAGTCCTGGGACAGCCCGCATCGCGCCTGTTCCCCCAGCGGCTGCACCAGTACGAAGGGAAGAGCCTGCTGCGCTACCTGCTGTCGCGCAGGACGTCGCTGGGAGGCCGGCCCGTCCGCGTGCTCGCGCGCCGCAAGGACGGGGTGGAGGTCCTGGTGGAGCTCACCGTGGGCGCCTCCGGCCAGGGCTCGCACGAGCGCATCGTCATCAACTTCCGGCGCCTGCACGAGGTCATCGACACCATCCATGAGCCCGTGGAGCGCTCGCTGAACGGGGGGGGCGGGGCCTCCTCGGGGGGCGCCCTCAGCAACGATGCCCTCTACCGCGTCGTGGTGGAGAACGCACCGCTGGGCATCTTCCACTTCGACATCACCCCCGTCATCACCGCCTGCAACGAGCAGTTCGTCAGCATCATCGGCACGCCCAAGCGCATCCTGGTGGGCCTCAACCTGCTCTCCATCCGCGATGAGAATCTCATGCGGTGCGTGCGCGAGACGCTCGCCGGGCAGGCCTCCGACTACGAGGGCGAGTACCGCTCCGTCACCTCCGGGAAGACGACGCCCGTGCACGTGCGCTTCGCGCCCTGCTACGACGCCTCCGGCCGCGTGGAGGGAGGCGTGGGCATCGTCGAGGACATCAGCGAGCGCCGCCAGGTGGAGGAGGAGCGCGACCAGAGCCTGGCGCAGCTCGCCACCCTCTTCCGCACCACCCCCGTGGGCCTGGGCTACCTGGACAAGGACCTGCGCTACCAGCGCGTCAACGACATGCTGGCCGAAATCAACGGCGCCACCCCGGAGGCGCACCTGGGCCGCCGTCCCAGCGAGGTGCTGGGCCGCACCGGCATGATGGTGGAGAAGACGCTGCGGCGCGTGATGGAGACGGGCGAGCCCATGGTGAAGCGCGAGGCCACGTCCAAGGAGCTGGGCATGCCCGGCCCCCTGCGCCATCTGGCCGGCAGCTTCTACCCGGTGCGCACCTCCGACGAGCGCGCGGTGGGCCTGGGCGTGCTCATCGAGGACATCACCGAGCGCAAGCTGGCCGACGAGGAGCGCGGCCGCCTGTACCGCGAGGCCCAGGAGGCCATCCGCGTGCGCGACGACTTCCTCTCCATCGCCTCGCACGAGCTGAAGACGCCCCTCACCCCGCTGAGCCTCCGGCTGGCCACGCTGGAGCGCCGGCTGGAGCGCGGCGAGCACGTGGACCCGTCCACCCTGCGCCACGCCCGGCAGCACCTGCTGCGCATCACCGGCCTCATCAATGACTTGCTGGATGCATCGCGAATCGAAGCGGGCCGGCTCGCGCTGCACCTGGAGGCCACGCAGCTGGACAGCCTGGTGGAGCACGTGCTCCAGGCGATGGAGGTCCACCGGGGCACGCACGAGGTCCACTTCGAGCGGCCCGAGAAACCCCTCCAGGTGAACGTGGACCCGTACCGGCTGGAGCAGGTCGTCGGCAACCTGGTGGAGAACGCCTTCAAGTACAGCCCGGACGGCGGCACCATCCGCGTGGAGCTGCACAAGCGCGGCGAGCTGGCGCTGCTGTCGGTGTCGGACCCGGGCATCGGCATCCCCCCGGACCAGCAGAAGCTCCTCTTCGACCGCTACTTCCGCGCGCGCAACGTCTCCTCCCGCTCGTATGGCGGGCTGGGGCTCGGGCTCTACATCAGCCGCGACATCGTCGAGCGCCATGGCGGGCGCATCTGGGTGGAGAGC